AAGAGGGTTTGGACTCTGACTGGGTCCCAGTCTTTCACCACCCCCTCATCCTGGGACCTCTCAGCGAGCCGCGCAGACGGAAGGTCTGCGGAATTTGGCTGGGGGCCCACAGATGCCTCTTACCTTGCCTGAAACTCTGCTGCTCTGAGATTGGCCACAGACACCAAGCCTGGTCCCTGGGAGGACAGAGGACGGCAGCACAGTCTCCTTCCTGTATTGGCTCAGTGCCCATTCCTCACTCCCTTCAGAAGCCTCTTTCCTAGTCCAGACTCTCCAGTCTACTCCCACGGGACACCAGCTACACCCCGGCCTGCCAGgagaccccacccacccacttacTGCTTCCAGCTTCCTCCAACCCACCTCAACATTCAGCCAGTCTCCTGAGACCCTTCCCCCACCATCTCCAGTCACCTGTCTCTATTCCACTGGTCCACCCTGTCCAATTCCTGTCTGTCCCCAGGCTGGCTCTCACTGAgtctccttcctcccatccacCCCTCAACTGGGGACTTCTAGGGCCTGGGGGCCCCCCTAAAGCCCAGACAAGCCCATCTATAGGGGAAGCAGAACTAGACTCCCGACATTGTCTACAAGACTGGCTGGTTCAGGACCAGCAGGGGCTGTGCTGGGGTGTGCAGGTAGACTGCTACCTACCTTTCCTTTTGGCCATCACAGCGAATAGCACGGCTGCTGCCACCAGCAAGCCCAGCAGGAGCGCAGCGCCCCAGATCAAGGGGATGCTGAAGGATACAAAGGGATAGGGGAGCTTAAGCCTGAACTTGGCAGGAAGCTGCTCACCAGGAGCCCCGGAGCGGTAGCAGAAAGGTGCAATTCTCGGTGAGCCATGGTTGGGAGAAGAGGATTTGGGGGTGGAATTAGGAGGGCAGGCATAGGCAGGGCAgaagagaaacacattttcagGTTATCCTGGCTGGAGACCCGCGGGCATAAAGGGGCCATTGctgaactgggggtgggggggaggtgggacaGGAGGGTCTGCCTGACCTCCTGCCTGATCAGAAGTTCTCCAGAGGTGAAAGGAACTGTGAGGTTTCCCTTTGAGTTAGCCTGGGGCTCTGAATAAGCCTTTCCCACCCTTTCCCACCACCAGCCTTTTCCCGGACCCTGAATACAGCTCTTCTCAGTCAGTACCTCTTCTCATCCTGGCTGGGTTCCAAAGGGCTGGCACTGCCCACGATGTCTGAGAAGGGGCCGTCAGCCAGACTCCCAACCTTAtagttctcttcctcctctttcggGGTAGGAGCTGAGTCAGAAGGAAACAGTCATGAGCACATACCCAGTGTGGATAGGGTCACGGGCCTGTTGAGGTCcaagggactgggggaggggggccgagGAAGGAGAGGTTCCAAGCAAGAAACACAAATGGGGGCTTGGCATATTCCTTAGGGGCCCTCATTCTGGAGATCAGAGGtggattctttctgtctttacCCAGTTGTGATGGGGCCCTCTTGCCCCTCCACCACCAACTGTTGCCCCTGCTTTCCTTCTTCACCTGCTGGCCTCTCCCTGGCCTCTCGGGCTGCTCAGCCTATGCGGAACCACACACTGGGTAATCTgcgcccacctccccaccccaccgcaGCATAGGCTCTCCACTCTATCCCGCAGTGACAACCCTGCTCCTGTCGCTCATCCACAGGTCTCTAAAGGGGCATAGCCCGCTAGACTTCTCTACCTACCTGCAACCATGTGACCCCCTGCaagccgggcggggggggggggggcaacccAAGCTCTGCCCTCAGGATCTAAAGAACTCTAGGGTCACCCCTAATGTGAAACAATGCCAAGGGACACTTGCTCAGACCCTTGCTCAGACCCCCAGACTCAGTTTTGTGACAAGGCTTCTACTGTCCCTACACCACTGTGCTCAACCTCTCTGGCTGTCAGACTCAGGCCTGGTTTCTCTGGGCCGGATGATCTGTCTTGGGAACCTGGCCAGTCCTTCTAGACTCTCAGCAGGTGTGGTCTTCCTTCTTCTCAGAGGctcaccatccccacccccacccccacccccaccaagccAAACCAGGATCTGGAGATGCTGTGTCTCCCATCTTCCTGCATGCGTCCTGCCCACCTAGTGCCGTTTAAGCCACCCACACCCTCCCTGAAAGCCATGCTCCACCAGCCAGCCCTGAGCATCCACACGCTACAGCTGTCGGGTCCCCAgcacctgcccctctccccagtgcATCTTGTCCTACAGGCTTGAGTTACCAGACCTTACGGTGccaaggaaggaggaggacaggAGAAGACTAGGACCAACAGTCCTTTACAATGTACACTTTACAATGTAAAGTAATAATCATGGACCGGAGATGAGAGGGATTCTAAGGACACCTTAGTCCGTCCTCATAAGTaacaagtggggaaaaaaaccatgagcagggaaagtgcctttcttcatttccttatttggGGCTTGGGCACAAATTACTTGAGAAAGGAAGCCGTGAAGGCAAAAAAGACATCATCATTCCTAAGAGAAAGGTAGAGCAGGCTCCATTTCAGCAGGAAGCTGGCCGTTTTCCCTCcaaaacattgtttttgttttacgaCATCCAATTTCTCTGGAAAATTCTTTctcctactttaaaattttcttttaataaatgctcAGACGTTAGAAAGTTGTCGGCTGGGAGAGAAAACCACAGCCTATATAAAAGTACTTTCTCTCCCGAGGATAGGGGTTGACAACCCTGGAGGGACCAGGAGTGACACTTTTCTCATGGGTAAAACTAAAGGAGTTGAAGTAATCCAGGTACCGAATGTGCCTGCATGTAGGTGAGGCGCATCCTAGATGCTCTGTGAAGacataaaattcaataaaatccGAATTCAGTCATTTTAAGCCATCAAACCCATTAGAGCAGGAGTAATAAACTGGGAGGTTTAAAGAACAAATTCCAGTTGATAAATGCCCAAATTAAAACTTtgcttaaggggtgcctgggtggctcagtcagttaagcgcccgccTTAGGCTCAtagcatgatctcacagtttgtgggtttgagcctcgcgtccggctctgcgctgatagctcggatcccggagcctgcttccgattccgtgtctccctctctctctgcctctcgaccctgttcacgttctgtcactctctctctctctctcaaaaataaataaacattttaaaaattaaaaaaaaaaactttgtttaaaacctttctaagagaaaaaaaaaaaaaagcatcaagtaTGTTGAAAATGCGGGATGAGGCGGGCCAAGGCCATGGGTGAGGACATGCCTTTCAGCCGGGAAACCCCCGCTAgagcaggagggggaagggaccCACCGTCTGGCTCGTTTATCTCTGACTGCTCACCCAGTTCTGCTTCCGCTCCCCGGGGTGCTGTCAAAACTCTCTCCTTCCAAttcccagccccgcccccttcccccctcccccgcccccaagggTCCCCATTCCCCAAGGACGGAGAGCAgcaggtggggcggggaggggcaatGGCCAGCCTAGAATGACTCACCTGGAGGGAGCACAACCAGGGCCACCCTGTGCAACGTCTGGGTCCCCGCCGCCCCCTCCACCACGCAGCCGTACTCGCCGGTGTCCTCCTCCCGCAGGGTAATCATCTCCACCTGGAGCAGGCCGCCCCCCAGGTCCGTGAGAAACATGCGCCTGCCCGCCGGGGCTCCGCGATCCACAGCCGAGGACACCAGGGGCTGGCACCCATCGGGCAGGAACCGGCACCACACCTTCCGAGCCTTGACGTCCTGGAGCCGGTAGTGGCACTGCACCAGAATGGAGCCCCCCACGGGGGCCTGCAGCACTTCCGGGAAGCTGGTGGAGGCCTggcctggggaaggaagagatgtGGTTATGCGGGGCAGGAGCCCGGGGAACTTTCCAGCCCACCCACTTGCCACAGGGGCACAGGGGCCTAGAGGTCCCCCTTCAGGGCCCTACATATATGCTGCTGGTGCCACCATGATGTCAATTATTCCTGGGCACCAAGCGGAGCCCATGGGGCCCAGAGCCCACCCGCGTCACCTTACCTGCCAGTCCCACCAGCAACAGCATGAGCAGGTTGGGGCCCATGGTGGGTCAGGGAGATGTCAGCTCTGCGGCTGGCCTGGCCACTGACGCAGCATTCCCCAGGGAGCAGGAAACATCTGCCTTGGACAGTCACGTGGGGCTCTCAGCCGCCATGGGGTGGGAGGCGGACACTGGGGGCCCCTCCACCGGTGGGGATAAGGCGCCTTTCCAAAGCCTGGCTGCTTCCGGGCTTGGGAAGAGACCCtgagaggaggcaggggtgggtgagGCAGGGTGAGAAGAAGCCCAAGGACAGGCGGAACCTGGGATCCTGGGGCCCAGCTAAGGGATGAGGTGACAGGAGGATGGTGGAAACTgggaagcaggggaggcagaTGATCCTCAGGGTCTTCCAGAAATAGAATCTGAGGATGCAGAGCTGTGAAGGAGGAAGGTGAAGGGCCATTTGGGTTCTAAATTCTGTAAGGAATGCACCGGCCAAGCCCTCAGGGGACTGTCCAGTCCTGCCACACGACCTCACACCCAGAGACCCCACCCTGGTGGCGCCCTGGATGGGACCGGCCTTCATTTACTGTGCTGGgtgccctccagcccctgccgGTGTGGACCCACGCTCTCCAGCTCTGGCAACTGCATCAGCCCTTTGATAATTatgctccattttcttctttccccctgTTTTCTGGAACCCCTTAATGAGTTGGATATTGAACCTCATGTATTCATCCCCTTTGCacaacttttctctctcctttcccatcaTTTCGTCCATTGCGTTCTGATTTCCAGAAGGTACACTCATCTTTTTCTCTCATCCCTCTTACACTTTTATGCCTTGGCATTTTCACTTTACAAGATTTCTTATTCTCCAAACTTTTTTTAcagcatattatttttgtttcacgaATGCACTATCCTCTCTGTGGGGAGATCATTCTCCATGGATATTTTCACGTTTCTGTGTGGTCTGGGCACTGATCAAGCTTTGTTCGACGGTCATCAAATAGCAAGCATGCTTTGGAAGCTAGAGAGAGGGTACCAGCTCCTGAGGGATTTGCTtatacccccacccccttccctagAGAAGATCTCTTTACCTTCCAGAGTAAAGGTACctaacatctatctatctatctgtctatctatctatctatctttctttctttctttctatctatctatctatctatctatctatctatctatctacctaccagtctatctgtctatctatgtatctatctatcagtctatctatctatctatctatctatctatctatctatctaccagtCTATCtacctgtctgtctatctatctatctatctatctatctatctgtctatctatctagcTATCAGTCTGTCTATCAGTctctctatgtatctatctactaTCTGTCTCTCCAGAGAGGAAGATGGGCCGATGTGCCAGATGCCATGTGTAAACTCCAAGCCTCATAATTTGGGGTTCCTTTGCCGTGACAGGAACCCACTGCCTGCACAGGAAACATCTGGCCCCCATTCATGTCCCCCTGTGCAGAACTGGGGTGTGGGGACCCTGCACAGAACGTGGACGATACACCTCCTGATCTGGGACTCCAGGGGGAGCACTGGTGCTCAGAGAGACAAAGGCAGGTAAGGTGAGGATGTCTGGAAGGGGCAGCCAGCGCCTGACCTAGACATCACACCTAGAAAGGGGCTAAAGAAActaccctccctccttcctctcccctcccttctctgctccttccctctctctgctctctccttccttcaggaACAAGGAAGTTGCCGATGGGAACTGGGAACAGGAGCCTGAGAAAGCCAGACAGTGCGTTAAGCTGGAAGTGGTGAGAGGGTGACCAGTTGTCCCGTCTGCCCAGACTTAGGAATTTTCCTGGGAGATATGGGTCTTTGGTGATACACTAGCAAAGTCTTGGGCAAACCAGACGGGTGGGTCAGCCTCGTGGGTGATGTGGAAATGCTTATATCTGTCCTGCCAGTACGTATCAggctttctttgatttccttgcGGGTAAGTCATTACACTAACAGTCCACAGAAGTATTGTGAAGCGAGACCTGTCCTCAGTATTTGACTGAGTGCCTAAAATGGTCCACCGCTGGGTACAAAGGACAGAGGTGACCAGGCAGGATGCTGGCCTCAGGGAGGTGGGCAttagagaagagggaggaagccagTGTTTATTCGGGACCTATTCTGCACTAGACATCGGCCCTGGGACTTTCACTAATGGTATTTCTTTCAACCTCACAAAACTTCAGCAAAGCAGTGTtgctcgtttgtttgttttttgtttgtttgattgattgatttcagaggagggggaaggggtaaagagagagggagacggagaatcttaagcaggctccatgcccagcacagagcccaatgcgggcctcaatgtcatgactgtgagatcatgacctgagctgaaatcaagagccaggcacttcactgaccgagccacccaggtgcccctgttctgtgtttttattaggtgaggaccctgaggctcagaggggtttcTTAGTAGGAGGCAAAGTACCTGAT
The nucleotide sequence above comes from Panthera tigris isolate Pti1 chromosome B2, P.tigris_Pti1_mat1.1, whole genome shotgun sequence. Encoded proteins:
- the TREML1 gene encoding trem-like transcript 1 protein, with amino-acid sequence MGPNLLMLLLVGLAGQASTSFPEVLQAPVGGSILVQCHYRLQDVKARKVWCRFLPDGCQPLVSSAVDRGAPAGRRMFLTDLGGGLLQVEMITLREEDTGEYGCVVEGAAGTQTLHRVALVVLPPAPTPKEEEENYKVGSLADGPFSDIVGSASPLEPSQDEKSIPLIWGAALLLGLLVAAAVLFAVMAKRKGTRLGVCGQSQSSRVSGKASSSVVHHISDSGLGVDFPSDIPYARLDSPPSFDNTTYSSLPFDPPSEDSPSPAQSSSPPLPPKVLMYSKPVTYATVIFPGRDKGGGATCEPTQDPLTSQTAPS